Proteins from one Nitrobacteraceae bacterium AZCC 2146 genomic window:
- a CDS encoding hypothetical protein (product_source=Hypo-rule applied; cath_funfam=2.60.40.150,3.10.340.11,4.10.780.10; superfamily=48239), translated as MACAARVLPVVCVEKDVMAKSGRAKVGDNVSVTSANFLVERQPADGSHKSDNGPLQLKTTAGADDKSFANIHTGDRTTHQSVQMSYPAGSPAQATAAAAVGASPSTGSAPGYNAVASQVGEARGSTSAATSRSDSAAADIAPLIGSGSPVARVGSHAGESTQHFAGAGVPSLRGASGNDSLSTHGGGGGGGGGGANHEHDGKVTDAPLVHAPKLTVLAAVGAEDHTIPLDIRAGSADSSHAETLFVTIAGVPDGATLSAGIHNADGTWTLTSDQLAELTPAPDSGEDFTLTITVLAHDNVTGVEAAAVAHLPVTVVDTVIVPDLIPAVSPPSLAVSAAVGTENTAIALAINANLIDIGYDEALTIVIGGLPEGATLSAGTQNPDGTWMLTGDQLAGLTLTPAADSGEDFTLTVTATAIGVEATATTQLPVTVIDAVEIAAPSAIPAVTAPSLAVSAAVGAENSTIPLAIGAGLVALAGNETLTVTIGGLPEGATLSAGVHNSDGSWTLTGDQLAGLTLTPAADSGEDFTLTVTATAIDSITGVEATATTQLPVTVIDAVEIAAPSAIPAVTAPSLAVSAAVGAENGTIPLVINTSLTDLAGSEALTVTVGGLPEGAALSAGTQNPDGSWTLTGDQLTGLTLTPAANSGEDFTLTVIATATDSITGVEATASTQLPVTVIDNVVVQAPDAIPSVTAVGTENSTIPLVIGAGLVDLASNETLTVTIGGLPEGATLSAGIQNLDGTWTLTGDQLTGMALTPAVNSDEDFILTVTATAIDSITGVEATASTQLPVTVIDSVVVQAPDAISSVTAPSLAVAAAVGTENATIPLVIDAGLADLTGSDTLTVTVGGLPEGAMLSVGTQNPDGTWTLTGDQLTGLTLTPAADSGEDFTLTVTATAIDSITGVEATASTQLPVTVIDNVVVQAPDAIPSVTAPSLAVSAAVGTENSTIPLVIGAGLVDLASNETLTVTIGGLPEDATLSAGTQNPDGSWTLTGDQLTGLTLTPAADSGEDFTLTVTATAIDSITGVEATATTQLPVTVIDTMEIATPATIPAVTAPSLAVSAAVGAENGTIPLAINAGLTDLAGNETLTVAIGGLPEGAMLSVGMQNLDGTWTLTGDQLTGLTPTPAADSGEDFTLTVTAMATDSITGVQATTSTQLPVTVIDSVTVQAPYAIPSVTAPSLAASAAAGLEDQPIPLDIHTALDGMETSGEFLVAIGNLPAGAVLSAGTAAPDGAWIVGADQLEGLTLLPSLNMSGPFTLSVAPITVGADEVAVAGTTKPLVVDVQGPAGIPTFSVNAATGLENTPIPLTIAAGLSDIDGSESLMVTVAGLPEEAALSAGAQSPDGTWTLTDNQLAGLTLIPAADTSGNFILTVTATAHEAETDSTASTTYSLPVTVIDVLDAPTLSVIAASGLEDTAIPLAITAGLVDLSPTTTLSVAIDGLPEGATLSAGTHSADGSYVLTRDELVGLSITPAPNWGEDFTLDITATAHDSLTGSDTVATASLPVNVIDVLDAPTLSVTAASGLEGTAIPIAITAGLVDLSPTTTLSLVIDGLPEGATLSAGTQNTDGTWALTGEQLAGLTLTPALDSSEDFTLGITTTAHDSLTNSDVVTTASLPVEVIDVVDAPSLVPADDTTTGLTDAEFLQALESLSSPTSDTSSVGFVLDPVLSATTSDLSADTTMPAVGMTEAIVVQETMVVASEPPPPPPPPDPTTTISFTTPTL; from the coding sequence ATGGCGTGCGCCGCCCGAGTGCTGCCTGTCGTATGTGTGGAGAAAGACGTGATGGCGAAGTCCGGTCGAGCGAAAGTTGGCGACAATGTTTCGGTCACCTCGGCAAATTTTCTCGTAGAGCGGCAGCCGGCCGACGGTAGCCATAAATCCGATAACGGACCGCTGCAGTTGAAAACTACGGCTGGCGCAGATGACAAGTCTTTCGCTAATATCCACACCGGCGACCGGACCACCCATCAGTCGGTGCAGATGTCATATCCCGCCGGGTCGCCCGCGCAGGCCACCGCTGCTGCGGCGGTGGGCGCTTCACCGTCCACTGGCAGCGCGCCCGGCTACAACGCCGTGGCATCTCAAGTCGGGGAGGCACGTGGATCTACATCTGCCGCCACTTCGCGAAGCGATAGCGCAGCCGCCGATATAGCGCCGCTGATTGGTTCCGGATCCCCCGTGGCGCGCGTCGGTTCCCACGCTGGTGAGTCCACGCAGCATTTTGCCGGGGCCGGCGTGCCCAGCTTGCGCGGGGCGTCGGGCAACGATTCTCTTTCGACGCACGGTGGCGGAGGTGGCGGTGGCGGTGGTGGCGCAAATCACGAACATGATGGCAAAGTCACCGACGCTCCGCTGGTTCATGCTCCGAAATTGACAGTTTTGGCAGCGGTAGGCGCAGAGGACCACACCATCCCGCTCGACATCCGCGCCGGCAGCGCCGATTCCAGTCATGCGGAGACGCTCTTCGTCACTATTGCCGGTGTTCCGGATGGGGCCACGCTATCTGCCGGCATTCACAACGCGGACGGCACCTGGACTCTTACCAGCGATCAGCTCGCGGAGCTGACGCCAGCGCCCGATTCCGGCGAGGATTTTACTTTGACGATTACAGTATTGGCGCATGACAACGTCACGGGCGTGGAAGCCGCCGCCGTCGCGCACTTGCCGGTGACCGTCGTCGATACCGTGATCGTTCCAGATCTCATCCCTGCGGTTAGCCCGCCAAGCCTTGCGGTTTCGGCGGCGGTTGGAACGGAAAACACAGCGATCGCGCTGGCCATCAATGCAAACCTGATCGACATTGGCTATGATGAAGCGTTGACAATCGTCATCGGTGGTTTGCCCGAGGGCGCCACGCTCTCGGCAGGCACGCAGAACCCTGACGGCACTTGGATGCTGACCGGCGATCAACTCGCGGGTCTGACACTCACGCCAGCTGCTGACTCCGGCGAGGATTTCACCCTCACAGTAACCGCGACAGCGATTGGCGTAGAAGCCACTGCCACAACCCAGTTGCCGGTTACTGTTATCGATGCCGTCGAAATTGCGGCGCCATCGGCGATTCCCGCTGTGACCGCTCCGAGTTTGGCGGTGTCGGCTGCCGTCGGAGCGGAGAACAGTACGATCCCGCTCGCGATTGGTGCCGGCCTCGTGGCTCTCGCCGGCAACGAGACGCTTACGGTCACCATCGGCGGATTGCCCGAAGGCGCGACGCTCTCCGCCGGGGTTCACAACTCTGATGGCAGCTGGACTTTGACCGGTGATCAACTCGCGGGTCTGACGCTGACGCCAGCTGCTGACTCGGGTGAGGACTTTACCCTCACGGTGACAGCCACGGCGATCGACAGCATCACGGGCGTCGAGGCTACAGCCACAACCCAATTGCCGGTCACTGTCATCGATGCGGTCGAGATTGCCGCGCCATCGGCGATTCCCGCTGTGACCGCTCCGAGCCTGGCGGTGTCGGCGGCTGTTGGCGCAGAGAACGGCACGATTCCGCTCGTGATCAATACCAGTTTGACCGATCTCGCCGGCAGCGAGGCTCTCACGGTCACCGTCGGTGGATTGCCCGAGGGCGCTGCGCTTTCGGCAGGAACGCAGAACCCTGACGGCAGCTGGACTTTGACCGGCGATCAACTCACAGGTCTGACGCTGACGCCGGCGGCTAACTCAGGTGAGGACTTTACCCTCACGGTGATCGCAACGGCGACCGATAGCATCACCGGTGTCGAGGCTACTGCCTCCACGCAGCTTCCGGTGACGGTGATCGACAACGTCGTGGTGCAAGCGCCGGACGCGATCCCATCTGTCACCGCTGTCGGAACGGAGAACAGCACGATCCCGCTCGTGATCGGTGCCGGCCTCGTGGACCTCGCCAGCAACGAGACGCTCACGGTCACTATTGGCGGCCTGCCCGAAGGTGCGACGTTGTCGGCAGGGATTCAAAACCTTGACGGCACCTGGACTCTGACCGGCGATCAACTCACAGGTATGGCGCTGACACCGGCGGTTAACTCAGACGAGGACTTTATCCTCACTGTGACCGCAACGGCGATCGATAGCATCACAGGCGTTGAAGCGACCGCCTCCACGCAGCTTCCGGTGACGGTGATCGACAGTGTCGTGGTGCAAGCGCCGGACGCAATTTCATCTGTCACCGCGCCGAGCTTGGCGGTCGCGGCCGCGGTCGGAACGGAGAACGCGACGATCCCGCTCGTCATCGATGCCGGCCTGGCGGATCTGACCGGCAGCGATACTCTCACGGTCACCGTCGGTGGATTGCCCGAAGGCGCCATGCTTTCCGTCGGAACGCAGAACCCTGACGGCACCTGGACTCTGACCGGCGATCAACTCACAGGTCTGACGCTGACACCGGCGGCTGACTCTGGCGAAGATTTTACTCTCACAGTGACCGCGACGGCGATCGACAGCATCACCGGTGTCGAGGCTACTGCCTCCACGCAGCTTCCGGTTACGGTGATCGACAACGTCGTGGTGCAAGCGCCGGACGCGATCCCATCTGTCACCGCTCCGAGCCTGGCGGTGTCGGCGGCTGTCGGAACGGAGAATAGCACGATCCCGCTCGTGATCGGTGCCGGCCTCGTGGACCTCGCCAGCAACGAGACGCTCACGGTCACTATTGGCGGCCTGCCCGAGGATGCGACGCTTTCGGCAGGAACGCAGAATCCTGACGGCAGCTGGACTTTGACCGGCGATCAACTCACAGGTCTGACGCTGACACCGGCGGCTGACTCGGGCGAGGATTTCACGCTCACGGTAACCGCGACGGCGATCGATAGCATCACGGGCGTCGAGGCTACTGCTACCACGCAGTTGCCGGTCACTGTCATCGACACGATGGAGATTGCGACGCCGGCGACGATTCCTGCCGTGACGGCTCCAAGCTTGGCGGTGTCAGCAGCTGTTGGCGCAGAGAATGGTACGATCCCGCTCGCGATCAACGCCGGTTTGACCGATCTCGCCGGCAACGAGACGCTCACGGTCGCCATCGGTGGCTTGCCGGAGGGTGCCATGCTTTCCGTCGGAATGCAGAACCTTGACGGCACCTGGACTCTGACCGGCGATCAACTGACAGGTCTGACGCCGACACCGGCGGCGGATTCTGGCGAGGATTTTACCCTCACAGTGACCGCGATGGCGACCGACAGCATCACCGGCGTCCAAGCGACTACCTCCACGCAGCTTCCGGTGACGGTGATCGACAGTGTCACCGTGCAAGCGCCGTACGCGATCCCATCCGTCACCGCGCCAAGCCTGGCCGCGTCTGCCGCGGCGGGTCTGGAGGATCAGCCGATCCCGCTCGATATCCACACCGCTCTCGATGGTATGGAGACCTCTGGCGAGTTCCTTGTCGCGATCGGCAATTTGCCGGCTGGCGCTGTGCTGTCGGCCGGAACCGCCGCGCCGGACGGTGCGTGGATCGTCGGCGCCGACCAACTCGAAGGGCTCACGCTGCTGCCGTCCCTGAACATGAGTGGGCCGTTCACCCTTTCGGTGGCGCCGATCACGGTCGGCGCCGACGAAGTTGCTGTGGCTGGAACAACCAAGCCGCTGGTCGTCGACGTCCAGGGACCCGCGGGTATACCGACGTTTTCAGTCAACGCTGCCACCGGCCTCGAAAATACACCGATCCCGCTGACCATCGCCGCTGGGCTCAGCGACATCGATGGTTCGGAAAGCCTCATGGTGACGGTTGCTGGTCTGCCCGAAGAGGCGGCATTGTCGGCCGGCGCCCAAAGCCCGGACGGCACGTGGACACTCACCGACAATCAGCTTGCCGGCCTCACCCTGATCCCGGCGGCCGACACGAGCGGCAATTTTATACTCACCGTCACCGCGACGGCACATGAGGCCGAAACGGATTCGACCGCAAGCACCACCTATTCCTTGCCGGTCACCGTCATCGATGTGCTGGACGCGCCGACCTTGTCGGTCATCGCCGCATCCGGGCTGGAGGACACCGCCATTCCGCTTGCGATCACCGCCGGGCTTGTCGACCTGTCGCCGACCACGACGCTGTCGGTCGCGATCGATGGCCTGCCGGAGGGTGCCACGCTTTCGGCCGGAACTCATAGTGCCGACGGCAGCTATGTTCTCACCCGCGACGAGCTCGTCGGCCTCAGCATCACCCCCGCGCCGAATTGGGGCGAGGACTTCACGCTCGATATCACGGCCACGGCCCATGACAGCCTGACAGGCAGCGATACGGTCGCGACCGCCAGCCTGCCGGTCAACGTCATCGACGTGCTGGACGCGCCGACCTTGTCGGTCACGGCCGCATCCGGGCTGGAGGGCACCGCCATTCCGATTGCGATCACCGCCGGGCTTGTCGATCTGTCGCCGACCACGACTCTGTCGCTCGTGATCGACGGTCTGCCAGAAGGCGCCACTCTCTCGGCCGGAACTCAGAATACCGACGGCACCTGGGCATTGACCGGAGAGCAGCTCGCCGGCCTGACGCTCACGCCCGCGTTGGATTCGAGCGAGGACTTCACGCTCGGCATCACCACTACGGCCCACGACAGCCTCACCAACAGCGATGTGGTCACGACCGCGAGCTTGCCCGTCGAGGTCATCGACGTCGTCGACGCGCCATCATTAGTACCCGCGGATGATACGACCACCGGCTTAACCGACGCAGAGTTTTTGCAGGCACTCGAGTCGTTAAGCAGTCCGACCAGCGACACAAGCAGCGTAGGGTTTGTGCTGGATCCAGTCTTGTCGGCAACGACATCGGATCTATCCGCCGACACGACGATGCCCGCCGTAGGAATGACGGAAGCCATTGTCGTTCAAGAGACCATGGTCGTTGCATCGGAGCCTCCACCGCCTCCGCCGCCGCCAGATCCGACCACGACCATCAGCTTCACAACCCCCACGCTTTGA
- a CDS encoding two-component system chemotaxis response regulator CheB (product_source=KO:K03412; cath_funfam=3.40.50.180,3.40.50.2300; cog=COG2201; ko=KO:K03412; pfam=PF00072,PF01339; smart=SM00448; superfamily=52172,52738): protein MTAHKIRLMVVDDSIYMQMAIRAMVTIHPEIEIVGEATNGEQAVAMVRQLKPDVVTMDINMPGLDGLEATRRIMAEAPTRVVMLSSLTEKGAASTFRALELGAVDYVPKSSSAIDVDLATIAEQVASKILFWGKQHAAAPTATDDALPALPGGTDMLVIAAGSGSPLLVSLLLRAMAPSSFPILVVQEMSANFTSSFVDFLKRTTGHPTREGLHQGTLAPGTVTVMPGGRRGSVSRDEAGVLSLKLGSSVSASHGEEDLIASAVAAARIPVLIMLSGEARPLDRLTAAWAGKGGALWLQSPDSCVVEALPRAAIASGLVNTVVSPQNLVAALQRGFERSAA from the coding sequence ATGACAGCACATAAAATTCGCCTCATGGTAGTCGATGACTCCATCTACATGCAGATGGCGATCCGCGCGATGGTCACCATTCATCCCGAAATCGAGATCGTCGGCGAAGCGACGAATGGCGAGCAGGCCGTCGCCATGGTGCGCCAACTTAAGCCGGACGTCGTCACCATGGACATCAATATGCCCGGCCTCGACGGTCTTGAAGCCACGCGCCGTATCATGGCCGAGGCACCCACCCGAGTGGTCATGCTGAGTAGCCTCACGGAAAAGGGCGCCGCATCGACGTTCCGGGCGCTTGAACTCGGTGCCGTGGATTATGTCCCAAAATCATCTTCGGCGATCGACGTCGATCTCGCCACGATCGCGGAGCAGGTGGCTTCGAAAATCCTATTCTGGGGCAAACAACACGCCGCCGCCCCAACGGCCACGGATGATGCCTTGCCGGCGTTGCCGGGAGGCACCGACATGCTGGTGATTGCGGCCGGCAGCGGCAGCCCACTTCTGGTCAGTTTGCTCCTCCGCGCGATGGCTCCGTCGTCGTTTCCGATTCTTGTCGTGCAGGAGATGTCCGCTAACTTTACATCGTCATTCGTCGACTTCCTCAAGCGCACAACTGGTCATCCGACACGAGAAGGTCTGCATCAAGGCACGCTCGCGCCCGGGACCGTCACCGTGATGCCAGGTGGGCGCCGAGGTTCTGTCTCGCGCGATGAGGCCGGCGTGCTGAGCCTCAAACTGGGCAGTTCGGTCAGCGCCAGCCATGGGGAAGAAGACCTGATCGCTTCAGCGGTTGCTGCCGCGCGGATTCCGGTTTTGATCATGTTGTCAGGCGAGGCTCGACCGCTCGATCGTCTGACAGCGGCGTGGGCAGGAAAGGGCGGCGCCCTCTGGCTGCAATCGCCGGATAGTTGCGTCGTCGAAGCGCTGCCGCGCGCCGCCATTGCGAGCGGGTTGGTGAATACCGTCGTGTCGCCGCAAAATCTAGTTGCCGCGTTGCAACGCGGGTTCGAAAGATCGGCTGCGTGA
- a CDS encoding HPt (histidine-containing phosphotransfer) domain-containing protein (product_source=COG2198; cath_funfam=1.20.120.160; cog=COG2198; pfam=PF01627; superfamily=47226) has translation MSDVREEARRQLDAVRQDFQARLGSMIEEIVVAWEAARGSSDQIAGMKNLAEFVHRLAGNAGFFGFTGVSRAATKLEAALDQRLAARTLDGSDIQHLSRLVGALQGQFDVCASDDT, from the coding sequence GTGAGCGACGTGCGCGAGGAAGCCCGGCGTCAGTTGGATGCCGTTCGACAAGATTTTCAAGCGCGACTCGGCAGCATGATCGAGGAAATTGTCGTGGCCTGGGAGGCCGCCAGAGGCTCATCGGATCAAATAGCCGGCATGAAAAATTTGGCCGAATTCGTCCACCGGCTTGCCGGGAACGCGGGTTTTTTTGGTTTCACTGGGGTTAGCCGTGCGGCAACGAAGCTTGAGGCAGCTCTGGACCAGCGGCTCGCCGCAAGGACGCTTGATGGAAGCGACATACAACATCTCTCTCGGCTCGTTGGGGCGTTACAAGGACAATTTGACGTCTGCGCCTCCGACGACACATGA
- a CDS encoding EAL domain-containing protein (putative c-di-GMP-specific phosphodiesterase class I) (product_source=COG2200; cath_funfam=3.20.20.450; cog=COG2200; pfam=PF00563; smart=SM00052; superfamily=141868), whose amino-acid sequence MTEVNHQAIAVASGFFSKLLEIEITESALVENIAAAQAVIEDLRRAGVRIALDDFGTGYATLTQLLSFHLDKIKIDRSFVSGLDKSGDNRVIVRAILGLAKGFGLTTTAEGVEDTEQSACLKIDGCTQGQGYLFGKAIPAADIPALLSRAPLDSAAA is encoded by the coding sequence ATGACTGAAGTGAATCATCAAGCCATCGCCGTCGCCAGTGGGTTTTTCAGCAAACTGCTAGAGATTGAGATTACCGAAAGCGCGCTCGTGGAAAATATCGCTGCGGCCCAAGCTGTGATCGAAGATCTGCGTCGAGCTGGCGTGCGCATCGCACTCGACGATTTCGGAACAGGCTATGCTACGCTAACCCAGCTGCTTTCATTTCATCTCGACAAGATCAAGATTGATCGTAGCTTCGTGTCAGGTCTCGACAAAAGCGGCGACAATCGAGTGATCGTTCGTGCAATCCTCGGTCTTGCAAAAGGGTTCGGTCTGACGACAACGGCCGAGGGCGTCGAAGACACCGAGCAGTCGGCCTGTCTTAAAATCGACGGCTGCACTCAGGGGCAAGGCTACCTGTTCGGAAAGGCCATTCCCGCTGCCGATATTCCTGCATTGCTTAGCCGAGCGCCTCTGGACTCTGCCGCTGCCTGA
- a CDS encoding transposase (product_source=COG3666; cog=COG3666; pfam=PF05598) has product MRGGFLDQGGLFSYISPETRVPPHHPLRKIRELVRDVLSELNRSLGRLYASEGRPSIPPEQLLSALLLQVFYGIRSERQLMEQLDYNLLYRWFVGLSPDDRVWDPTTFTKNRDRLQNGEVFTKFMTRLLNHPQVKPLLSDEHFSVDGTLIEAWASQKSFRPKDGSGDGDGGANFHGQKRKNDTHASATDPDSARPPGGRRSFAIWATPPWRTGMGWRWPAWSRTPMAPPSAAPRRSC; this is encoded by the coding sequence ATGCGAGGCGGATTTTTGGATCAGGGCGGGTTGTTCTCGTACATCTCGCCGGAGACACGAGTACCTCCGCACCATCCGCTGAGGAAGATCCGGGAGCTTGTCCGCGATGTGCTGAGCGAGCTGAACCGCAGCCTTGGGAGGCTCTATGCCAGCGAAGGGCGTCCTTCGATCCCTCCGGAGCAGTTGCTGAGCGCATTGCTGCTACAGGTGTTCTACGGCATTCGGTCGGAACGTCAGTTGATGGAGCAACTGGACTACAATCTTTTGTACCGCTGGTTCGTGGGGCTTTCGCCGGACGATCGGGTCTGGGATCCTACCACCTTCACCAAGAACCGAGACCGGCTGCAGAACGGCGAGGTGTTTACGAAGTTCATGACCAGGCTGCTGAACCATCCACAGGTCAAGCCGCTGTTGTCGGACGAGCATTTTTCGGTAGACGGAACGCTGATCGAAGCCTGGGCATCACAGAAGAGCTTTCGCCCAAAGGATGGCAGCGGTGATGGCGACGGCGGCGCGAACTTCCATGGCCAGAAGCGCAAGAACGACACGCATGCGAGTGCGACCGATCCCGACAGCGCAAGGCCGCCGGGCGGGAGGCGAAGCTTTGCTATATGGGCCACGCCACCATGGAGAACCGGCATGGGCTGGCGGTGGCCGGCATGGTCACGCACGCCAATGGCACCGCCGAGCGCCGCGCCGCGGAGATCATGCTGA
- a CDS encoding hypothetical protein (product_source=Hypo-rule applied; pfam=PF13751) → MVTHANGTAERRAAEIMLKARSKAAGHRITAGEDKAYDTADHVTTLRAMKVTPHVTQNNGITKTGRARKSAIDERTTRHQGYGRSQSRRAMIECMFGWGKQHGTMRKTKHRGIGRVAANFMLNLIAYNLIRIPKLVAA, encoded by the coding sequence ATGGTCACGCACGCCAATGGCACCGCCGAGCGCCGCGCCGCGGAGATCATGCTGAAGGCCAGGAGCAAAGCCGCTGGCCACCGCATCACCGCCGGTGAGGACAAGGCCTATGACACCGCCGATCATGTGACCACTCTTCGTGCCATGAAGGTCACACCGCATGTGACGCAGAACAACGGCATCACCAAAACCGGAAGAGCCCGCAAGAGTGCGATCGATGAGCGCACCACGCGGCACCAAGGTTATGGCAGGTCGCAATCACGCCGTGCGATGATCGAGTGCATGTTCGGTTGGGGCAAGCAACACGGGACTATGCGCAAGACCAAACATCGCGGCATCGGTCGCGTCGCCGCAAATTTCATGCTCAATCTGATCGCCTATAACCTGATCCGCATTCCCAAACTGGTTGCTGCGTAG
- a CDS encoding transposase (product_source=COG3415; cog=COG3415; pfam=PF01710; superfamily=46689) → MAKGYSTDLRDLVVALVEAGESRREAARLLDLAASTTIRWIDRWQRTGSVAAKPGTGYCRSRLEQHRQWLLDLVAAEPDLTLEEIGTRLRAVKKHKAGISSIWRFYERHDITFKKTIWDSVSVRLWA, encoded by the coding sequence ATGGCAAAGGGCTATTCGACGGACTTGAGAGATCTTGTGGTGGCCTTGGTCGAGGCCGGTGAGAGCCGTCGCGAAGCCGCACGCCTGCTTGATCTTGCAGCATCGACGACGATTCGCTGGATAGATCGTTGGCAAAGGACCGGTAGCGTCGCGGCGAAGCCTGGCACCGGCTACTGCCGCTCGCGGCTCGAGCAGCACCGGCAGTGGCTGCTCGATCTGGTTGCCGCGGAGCCGGACTTGACGCTTGAGGAGATTGGTACGCGGCTGCGCGCCGTGAAGAAGCACAAAGCCGGTATTAGCTCGATCTGGCGCTTCTACGAACGTCACGACATCACCTTCAAAAAAACCATCTGGGACAGCGTCAGCGTCCGCCTGTGGGCGTAG
- a CDS encoding hypothetical protein (product_source=Hypo-rule applied; cath_funfam=1.10.443.10; superfamily=56349): MAVVPFVYSLDGRILDIEEPFEQRHGTRKQNSHSQTRSAQCASFCGAMIFIDTARQTRTCIKYLPAVCSEWLRPFASPHNVQSRAQARLRKAAMRRLAEHDATDKQIAAVSGHKTLREVERYTAAADQKRLAKAGMDKIRGKKRTWIA; this comes from the coding sequence TTGGCCGTCGTGCCGTTTGTCTACAGTCTCGATGGTCGCATCCTCGATATCGAGGAGCCCTTCGAACAGCGGCATGGTACAAGAAAACAGAATTCACATTCTCAGACGCGATCGGCGCAGTGCGCCTCGTTCTGTGGAGCGATGATCTTTATCGACACTGCCCGTCAAACCCGGACATGCATAAAATACCTCCCAGCCGTCTGTTCCGAATGGCTCAGGCCCTTTGCTTCGCCGCATAATGTACAAAGTCGAGCTCAGGCGAGACTCCGCAAGGCGGCGATGCGCCGGCTGGCCGAGCACGACGCCACGGACAAACAGATTGCGGCCGTGTCTGGCCATAAGACCCTGCGCGAGGTCGAACGGTACACCGCGGCGGCCGATCAGAAGCGTCTCGCCAAGGCTGGAATGGACAAGATCAGGGGCAAAAAGCGAACGTGGATTGCCTAA
- a CDS encoding hypothetical protein (product_source=Hypo-rule applied): MLMKIVNRPRKTTAELIALINQRQADWWPSQFELTIDRSAEHDWVAIVDSDADDLDRRRGSDFASSIGQVVAELRLRNAWAGH; the protein is encoded by the coding sequence ATGCTCATGAAGATCGTCAATCGGCCCAGAAAGACCACCGCGGAATTGATTGCACTGATCAATCAACGTCAGGCGGACTGGTGGCCGTCGCAGTTCGAACTCACCATCGACCGCTCCGCCGAGCACGACTGGGTCGCGATCGTCGATTCGGATGCGGACGACCTCGACCGCAGACGCGGGTCCGATTTCGCCAGCAGCATCGGGCAGGTCGTGGCCGAACTCCGGCTGCGCAATGCATGGGCCGGCCACTAG